One segment of Sphingobacteriales bacterium DNA contains the following:
- a CDS encoding VOC family protein gives MNLNQITISSLDLEKSIPFYETLGLKLIVKSLPHYARFECPDGTSTFSIQRVEKLSTGNGIHIYFECDNLDKYVSELLGKGVEFDEMPNDKNWLWREAHLKDIDNNHLILYYAGENRLNPPWKLK, from the coding sequence ATGAACTTAAATCAAATTACAATTTCTTCCTTAGACCTCGAAAAATCTATACCTTTTTATGAAACACTTGGACTGAAACTAATAGTAAAATCGCTACCTCATTATGCAAGATTTGAATGTCCAGACGGAACTTCAACATTTTCAATACAACGAGTAGAAAAACTATCAACAGGAAACGGAATTCACATTTATTTTGAGTGTGACAATCTTGACAAATATGTTAGCGAACTATTGGGCAAGGGAGTTGAATTTGACGAAATGCCAAACGACAAAAATTGGTTATGGCGTGAAGCACATTTGAAAGACATTGACAATAACCATTTGATATTATACTATGCAGGTGAAAACAGATTAAACCCGCCTTGGAAATTGAAATAA
- a CDS encoding GNAT family N-acetyltransferase, whose product MDILKAEPADNELLTTITKMSKAYWGFSEEVLKKWEHLLTITKDYIEKNKVFKLVQNDQIIGYYSYFFIDEKTIKLDNIFILPEFIGKGFGKILMNDF is encoded by the coding sequence ATGGATATACTTAAAGCTGAACCTGCTGATAATGAGCTATTGACAACGATAACAAAAATGTCAAAAGCTTATTGGGGATTTTCTGAAGAAGTTTTGAAAAAATGGGAGCATTTATTGACTATTACAAAAGACTATATTGAAAAAAACAAGGTATTTAAACTTGTTCAAAACGACCAAATTATTGGATATTATTCCTATTTTTTTATTGACGAAAAAACTATAAAACTTGATAATATTTTTATTCTTCCGGAGTTTATAGGAAAAGGATTTGGCAAAATCCTAATGAACGACTTTTAA